A single Crateriforma conspicua DNA region contains:
- a CDS encoding TrpB-like pyridoxal phosphate-dependent enzyme — translation MTDQVKYVLDEKDIPETWYNVIADLPEPPHGVLHPATGQPITPDDLATIFPPALIEQEVSDQREIEIPGPVRELYRQWRPSPLFRARRWEKALNTPARIYYKYEGVSPAGSHKPNTAIPQAYYNKTAGIKKLATETGAGQWGSSLAIACSAFDLECLVFMVKVSSEQKPYRKALMQSFGAEVVPSPSQRTQSGRDILAKDPDCTGSLGIAISEAVEVAAASPDTNYALGSVLNHVCLHQTVIGLECMKQFEMAGDSPDVICACTGGGSNFAGMAFPYLGQNLRGESNTRVVAVEPAACPTLTKGAFAYDYGDTAHLTPMVKMHTLGSSFIPPGFHSGGLRYHGMGPLVSQLLDLQAFEATSVHQLEIFESGVEFAKAELILPAPEANHAVAAARREAIRCREEGVGQTILFNLCGHGHFDMQAYTDYFAGKLKDYEYPAEEIAMALSGLPSVG, via the coding sequence ATGACCGATCAAGTGAAATACGTTCTGGATGAAAAGGATATTCCCGAGACTTGGTACAACGTCATTGCCGATCTGCCCGAACCGCCGCACGGTGTGTTGCATCCGGCCACGGGACAACCGATCACTCCCGATGATTTGGCGACGATCTTTCCGCCGGCTTTGATCGAACAAGAGGTTTCCGATCAGCGTGAGATCGAAATTCCCGGGCCGGTCCGCGAACTGTATCGTCAGTGGCGGCCATCGCCTTTGTTCCGTGCCAGACGATGGGAAAAGGCGCTGAATACCCCAGCGCGGATCTATTACAAGTACGAAGGCGTCAGTCCCGCGGGTTCTCATAAACCCAACACGGCCATCCCCCAGGCTTATTACAACAAGACAGCGGGAATCAAAAAGCTGGCGACCGAAACCGGGGCCGGTCAATGGGGATCTTCGTTGGCGATCGCTTGTTCGGCGTTTGATCTGGAATGCCTGGTCTTCATGGTCAAGGTCAGCAGCGAACAGAAACCGTATCGCAAGGCGTTGATGCAATCGTTTGGTGCGGAAGTGGTGCCCAGTCCCAGTCAGCGGACTCAATCGGGGCGGGACATCTTGGCCAAAGACCCTGATTGCACCGGTTCGCTGGGCATCGCCATTTCCGAAGCGGTCGAGGTGGCCGCTGCGTCACCGGATACGAACTATGCATTGGGCAGCGTGCTGAATCATGTCTGTCTGCATCAAACCGTGATCGGCCTGGAATGCATGAAGCAATTCGAGATGGCGGGTGATTCACCCGATGTCATCTGTGCGTGCACCGGCGGCGGATCGAATTTTGCCGGTATGGCATTTCCCTATCTGGGACAGAACTTGCGTGGCGAATCAAACACTCGGGTGGTCGCCGTGGAACCGGCTGCCTGTCCGACGCTGACCAAAGGTGCGTTCGCGTACGACTATGGCGACACGGCGCATCTGACACCGATGGTGAAGATGCACACGTTGGGCAGTTCATTCATTCCGCCCGGGTTTCATTCCGGCGGTCTGCGGTATCACGGCATGGGACCGTTGGTCAGCCAGCTGTTGGATCTTCAAGCGTTCGAAGCCACGTCGGTGCACCAGTTAGAGATCTTTGAATCCGGGGTCGAATTCGCCAAGGCCGAACTGATCTTGCCCGCACCCGAAGCCAACCACGCCGTCGCCGCGGCACGACGTGAAGCGATCCGCTGCCGCGAAGAAGGGGTGGGCCAAACGATTTTGTTCAACCTGTGCGGGCACGGTCATTTCGACATGCAGGCTTACACGGACTACTTTGCCGGCAAGTTGAAAGACTATGAGTACCCGGCCGAGGAGATCGCGATGGCGTTGTCCGGGTTGCCTTCGGTCGGCTGA